One Sphingomicrobium marinum genomic window carries:
- a CDS encoding UDP-N-acetylmuramoyl-L-alanyl-D-glutamate--2,6-diaminopimelate ligase, with amino-acid sequence MKLHDLVRRGSDVTVTGFAIDHRKVTEGNIFGAFRGAKFNGEDFIEEAVKRGAVAVVTRKHVPTGKAFRIESDNVRKTFAELAARYYAPYPETVAAVTGTNGKTSTVEMSRQIWRMCGYRAASIGTLGVTTGEDQVKTGLTTPDIVTFLNNVAGLKRMGISHLAYEASSHGLDQYRAEGVPVQVAAFTNFSRDHLDYHGDMESYFAAKMRLFDEVVDVDGSAVVWTDDPKSDEVIARAKQRGLKLFTVGERGDTIRLGERRSTPLGQALSITHDGIQHLLKLPLIGAYQANNVMVAAGIALAAGGRWDKIFSAMGRVSPVRGRLERAVITRKGAPVYVDYAHTPDALEAAIAALRPHVEGRLITVFGAGGDRDIGKRAPMGEVAAEGSDLVIVTDDNPRGEDPATIRAQVMQGAPDATEIGGRREAIAAAIHEARAGDIVLLAGKGHEQGQIIGDRTLPFDDVEVAREEAA; translated from the coding sequence TTGAAACTGCACGACCTCGTCCGGCGAGGGAGCGACGTAACTGTAACCGGCTTTGCCATCGATCATCGCAAGGTGACCGAAGGCAATATCTTCGGCGCCTTCCGCGGGGCCAAGTTCAACGGCGAAGACTTCATCGAAGAAGCGGTCAAGCGCGGCGCGGTCGCCGTGGTAACGCGTAAGCACGTGCCCACCGGCAAGGCGTTTCGCATCGAAAGCGACAATGTTCGTAAGACCTTCGCCGAACTGGCGGCAAGATATTACGCGCCCTATCCCGAGACGGTCGCCGCGGTAACGGGGACCAACGGCAAGACGTCGACGGTGGAAATGAGCCGCCAGATCTGGCGCATGTGCGGGTATCGCGCCGCCTCGATCGGAACGCTGGGCGTGACGACGGGCGAGGACCAGGTGAAGACCGGGCTGACGACGCCCGATATCGTTACCTTCCTCAACAATGTTGCGGGGCTCAAGCGCATGGGCATCTCGCACCTTGCCTATGAAGCGTCATCGCACGGTCTCGACCAGTATCGCGCCGAAGGGGTGCCGGTGCAGGTCGCGGCCTTCACCAATTTCTCGCGCGATCACCTAGATTATCATGGCGACATGGAGTCCTATTTCGCGGCCAAGATGCGTCTGTTCGACGAGGTCGTGGACGTCGATGGCTCGGCCGTCGTATGGACCGACGATCCCAAGTCCGATGAAGTCATCGCCCGCGCCAAGCAGCGCGGCCTCAAGCTGTTCACTGTGGGTGAGCGCGGCGACACCATACGGCTCGGCGAACGGCGTTCGACGCCGCTCGGGCAGGCGCTCAGCATTACCCATGACGGGATCCAGCATTTGCTCAAACTGCCGCTCATTGGCGCGTACCAGGCCAATAATGTCATGGTCGCCGCGGGGATCGCGCTGGCGGCGGGTGGTCGCTGGGACAAGATCTTTTCGGCGATGGGACGCGTGTCGCCGGTGCGCGGCCGGCTCGAGCGCGCTGTCATCACGCGTAAGGGTGCGCCCGTCTATGTCGATTACGCCCACACGCCCGACGCGCTTGAGGCTGCGATTGCGGCGCTGCGTCCGCATGTTGAAGGGCGGCTGATCACCGTCTTCGGCGCGGGCGGCGACCGCGATATCGGCAAACGCGCGCCGATGGGTGAAGTGGCCGCCGAAGGTTCGGACCTCGTCATCGTCACCGACGACAATCCGCGCGGCGAGGATCCCGCGACGATCCGCGCGCAGGTCATGCAGGGTGCGCCTGATGCCACTGAGATCGGTGGCCGGCGTGAAGCGATTGCCGCGGCCATCCACGAGGCACGCGCGGGCGACATCGTGTTGCTGGCGGGCAAGGGGCATGAACAGGGCCAGATCATCGGCGATCGAACGCTGCCCTTCGACGATGTCGAAGTGGCGCGGGAGGAAGCGGCGTGA
- the rsmH gene encoding 16S rRNA (cytosine(1402)-N(4))-methyltransferase RsmH, protein MSVRPPHIPVLLDPVVRALSPIEDAVIVDGTFGAGGYTKELLGAGAGRVIGLDRDPAAIEAGRSRVPSDQLDLIQIEFSRMDEAVDEKVDGVVLDIGVSSMQIDEADRGFSFREDGPLDMRMSQAGETAADFLNHADEAEIARVIKTYGEEPRARRVAGAIVRARPLTRTSELADVVRKALGHHPGMKTDPATRTFQAIRIHLNAELDELEAGLRAAERILKPGGRLAVVTFHSLEDRIVKRFLQARSGNLPQGSRHRPAATPGPTPSFKQVAKPVSPDADELARNPRARSARLRSAVRTDAPAWDQKEAA, encoded by the coding sequence ATGAGCGTCCGGCCACCACATATCCCTGTGCTTCTCGACCCGGTGGTCCGGGCGCTCTCCCCTATCGAAGACGCTGTAATCGTGGACGGCACATTTGGTGCCGGCGGTTACACGAAGGAGCTCCTCGGAGCGGGGGCGGGACGCGTGATCGGCTTGGATCGAGACCCTGCAGCGATTGAAGCAGGCCGTTCGCGCGTCCCCAGTGACCAGCTCGATCTGATCCAGATCGAATTTTCGCGCATGGATGAGGCGGTCGACGAAAAGGTCGACGGCGTGGTGCTCGATATCGGCGTATCCTCGATGCAGATCGACGAAGCCGATCGCGGCTTCTCCTTCAGGGAAGACGGGCCGCTCGACATGCGCATGAGCCAGGCCGGCGAAACCGCCGCCGATTTTCTCAACCATGCCGACGAGGCCGAGATCGCCCGCGTCATCAAGACCTATGGCGAAGAGCCGCGCGCGCGCCGCGTTGCCGGGGCGATCGTGCGCGCCCGCCCGCTGACGCGGACCAGCGAGCTTGCCGATGTCGTCCGCAAGGCGCTGGGTCACCATCCGGGCATGAAGACCGACCCGGCGACCCGCACGTTCCAGGCCATCCGCATCCACCTGAACGCCGAGCTCGACGAGCTCGAGGCGGGGCTGCGCGCGGCCGAACGCATTTTGAAGCCCGGTGGTCGCCTGGCCGTCGTGACCTTCCATTCCCTTGAAGACCGAATCGTAAAGCGGTTCCTGCAAGCCCGCAGCGGGAACCTGCCCCAGGGGTCGCGGCATCGTCCCGCCGCGACCCCCGGGCCCACGCCAAGCTTCAAGCAAGTTGCCAAGCCCGTCTCCCCCGACGCAGACGAGCTGGCCCGCAACCCGCGCGCGCGATCGGCGCGACTGCGTAGCGCAGTCCGCACCGATGCGCCCGCGTGGGACCAGAAGGAGGCGGCGTGA
- a CDS encoding UDP-N-acetylmuramoyl-tripeptide--D-alanyl-D-alanine ligase, with product MTLWTAAEIAQATGGTVHGDFVVDGATFDSREVEPGDLFIAMPGTAHDGHDFVAGAFEKGAHGALVSKTVDGPHVLVVDVTTALDALASAARDRLSDDAVVIGVTGSVGKTSTKEALYAALDRSSRGKAHRSVKSYNNHTGVPLSLVRCPRDVKFAVFEMGMNHSGEIAALTRLARPHIALITAIAPAHIENLGSMEAIADAKAEIFEGLVGDGVAIIPEDTPYSDQLIKKAKRHARTIMTFGSGEADVAPLNQAPASGGGTLITARLRGGRLTYTMRQPGDHWVTNSLAVLAAVEAAGGDVAVAGLALAELGGLKGRGARHRIKVGEGEALLIDESYNANSASMAATLKSLASEQGRKVAILGTMKELGEQSARLHAELAAHVIAAGVEKAILVGAETAPLFAALDGQITVHHVENTDAAIGLTETVIRPGDAILVKASNSMGLGKLVDKLAGGSA from the coding sequence GTGACGCTGTGGACCGCCGCCGAGATCGCCCAAGCCACGGGCGGCACCGTCCATGGCGACTTCGTGGTCGATGGCGCGACCTTCGACAGCCGCGAAGTCGAGCCGGGCGACCTGTTTATTGCGATGCCGGGCACCGCGCATGACGGGCATGATTTCGTCGCAGGCGCTTTCGAAAAGGGCGCGCACGGCGCGCTGGTATCAAAAACTGTCGACGGGCCCCATGTGCTGGTCGTCGATGTCACGACAGCACTCGATGCGCTGGCCAGCGCAGCGCGCGACCGGCTCTCTGATGATGCGGTAGTGATCGGTGTCACCGGGTCGGTCGGCAAGACCTCGACCAAGGAAGCGCTTTACGCGGCACTCGATCGAAGCAGCCGCGGCAAGGCGCATCGCTCGGTCAAAAGCTACAACAATCATACGGGCGTGCCGCTGAGCCTCGTTCGATGCCCGCGCGACGTGAAATTCGCCGTATTCGAAATGGGAATGAACCATTCGGGCGAGATCGCTGCTCTGACACGCCTTGCCCGCCCGCACATCGCGCTAATCACCGCGATCGCGCCCGCCCATATCGAGAATCTGGGCTCGATGGAGGCGATCGCCGACGCCAAGGCAGAAATCTTCGAGGGTCTCGTGGGTGACGGCGTTGCCATCATTCCCGAAGACACGCCCTATAGCGACCAGCTCATCAAAAAAGCCAAGCGCCATGCCCGCACCATCATGACCTTCGGGTCGGGCGAGGCCGATGTCGCGCCGCTCAACCAGGCCCCGGCAAGCGGCGGGGGCACGCTGATCACCGCGCGGCTGCGCGGCGGCAGGCTGACCTACACGATGCGCCAGCCGGGCGATCACTGGGTAACCAACTCGCTAGCCGTTCTCGCGGCGGTTGAGGCGGCGGGCGGCGATGTTGCGGTGGCTGGCCTCGCGCTGGCTGAACTTGGCGGGCTGAAAGGCCGCGGTGCGCGGCATAGGATCAAGGTCGGCGAAGGCGAGGCGCTGCTGATCGATGAAAGCTACAACGCCAATTCGGCCAGCATGGCAGCGACGCTCAAAAGCCTTGCCAGCGAACAGGGCCGCAAGGTCGCGATCCTCGGCACGATGAAGGAATTGGGCGAACAAAGCGCGCGATTGCATGCCGAACTCGCCGCCCATGTGATCGCAGCAGGCGTTGAAAAGGCAATTCTGGTCGGCGCGGAAACGGCGCCGCTGTTCGCCGCGCTCGATGGCCAGATCACGGTCCACCATGTCGAAAATACCGACGCCGCCATCGGATTAACGGAAACGGTGATCCGGCCCGGCGATGCGATACTCGTCAAGGCCTCCAATTCCATGGGGCTTGGCAAACTAGTCGATAAGCTGGCAGGGGGCAGCGCATAA
- a CDS encoding peptidoglycan D,D-transpeptidase FtsI family protein, whose amino-acid sequence MIGLILFAACIAAIVLRIGWLAVFDDGANGAGGPQAYIPARGDIVDRDGETLARTIDAWTIAIQPPRVIGNKLDLARELARLMPERDEADYYELLTGDKKFVYLRRRASPGIVEAVNALGEPGVQLTREPDRLYPQTALAAHVIGYTDVDGNGVAGAERAFDDYLTDAKTRGAPLELSVSSRIQQALKAELAGAMEKYSAIGAAGVIMDIHSGEVLALTSLPQLNPNVAGEGSPDERFNRASLGVYELGSTFKPFTVAMAMDAGIVKGFGQMYPCPKKLQVGNRSIGDTHPFGRACSVAEIMQESSNVGTAQIAMQLGAERQRAFLDKMGFLDRLGHELPEQGRTLYPKEWTEMDTATVGFGHSIAVTPLHLAAGYAALLNGGIHRQPTILKVGPQHPVADGTRVFSEDTSYKMRALLRMVVTEGTGRKADAPGYRVGGKTGSAEKLINGRYSKTTVITTFAGVFPMDEPRYVIVVMLDEPKGTKETFGFRTAGWNVAPVVSGTISRIAPMLGVRPDENREPDLDSVLPFLFSEE is encoded by the coding sequence ATGATCGGACTGATCCTGTTCGCAGCCTGCATCGCAGCCATCGTGCTGCGGATCGGCTGGCTGGCTGTGTTCGACGACGGTGCCAATGGCGCGGGCGGACCGCAGGCTTACATCCCGGCGCGCGGCGACATCGTCGATCGCGATGGTGAGACGCTGGCCCGCACCATCGATGCGTGGACGATCGCCATCCAGCCGCCCCGCGTGATCGGTAACAAGCTTGACCTTGCCCGCGAACTCGCGCGCCTCATGCCCGAACGCGACGAAGCGGATTATTACGAGCTGCTCACGGGCGACAAGAAGTTCGTCTATCTGCGCCGCCGCGCCAGCCCCGGTATCGTCGAGGCGGTCAATGCGCTGGGCGAACCCGGCGTCCAACTGACCCGCGAGCCCGATCGCCTTTACCCGCAAACCGCGCTCGCTGCGCACGTCATCGGCTATACCGACGTCGACGGCAACGGCGTCGCCGGCGCCGAGCGCGCGTTCGACGATTACCTGACCGACGCCAAGACACGCGGCGCGCCTCTAGAACTGTCGGTTTCGAGCCGCATCCAGCAGGCGCTCAAGGCCGAACTGGCCGGCGCGATGGAAAAATATTCGGCCATCGGCGCCGCCGGCGTCATCATGGATATCCATTCTGGCGAAGTGCTGGCGCTGACATCGCTGCCCCAGCTCAACCCCAATGTGGCGGGTGAGGGCAGCCCGGATGAGCGCTTCAATCGCGCCAGCCTTGGCGTCTACGAACTTGGCTCGACCTTCAAACCGTTCACCGTCGCCATGGCGATGGATGCGGGTATCGTGAAGGGCTTCGGGCAGATGTATCCGTGCCCCAAGAAATTGCAGGTCGGCAACCGATCGATCGGCGATACGCACCCGTTCGGGCGCGCCTGTTCGGTCGCTGAAATCATGCAGGAAAGCTCCAACGTGGGCACCGCGCAAATCGCGATGCAACTGGGTGCCGAGCGGCAGCGCGCCTTCCTCGACAAGATGGGCTTCCTCGATCGCCTTGGCCATGAGCTGCCCGAGCAGGGTCGCACGCTCTATCCCAAGGAATGGACCGAGATGGACACCGCGACAGTAGGCTTTGGCCACTCGATCGCGGTAACGCCGTTGCATCTGGCGGCGGGCTATGCAGCCTTGCTCAATGGCGGCATCCACCGCCAGCCGACGATCCTGAAGGTCGGTCCCCAGCATCCGGTGGCCGATGGCACGCGCGTTTTCAGCGAGGACACCAGCTACAAAATGCGCGCGCTGCTGCGCATGGTCGTGACCGAGGGCACGGGGCGCAAGGCCGATGCGCCCGGATATCGCGTTGGCGGCAAAACCGGTTCGGCTGAAAAGCTCATCAACGGGCGCTATTCCAAAACGACCGTTATCACGACGTTCGCAGGCGTTTTCCCGATGGATGAACCGCGCTATGTGATCGTGGTGATGCTCGATGAACCCAAAGGCACCAAGGAAACGTTCGGCTTCCGTACGGCGGGTTGGAATGTTGCGCCCGTGGTGAGCGGTACTATCAGCCGGATCGCACCGATGCTCGGGGTGCGGCCTGACGAGAATCGCGAACCCGATCTCGACAGCGTTCTGCCTTTCCTCTTTTCCGAGGAGTAA